A window from Candidatus Neptunochlamydia vexilliferae encodes these proteins:
- a CDS encoding ISAs1 family transposase, which yields MEFISSIAMEFILSLTQPIENHFKHVKDYRRPGSMKHQLLHILFFTLCAVTAGANDLVGVHTWIESNKSWLQKLFKLEHGAPSLSTLRITYMLLDPVSLSECFVNWVKDMIGEGNLRGICINGKAQRATALPDEPNSFVHIVSAWATGHGLTLGQQKVDGKSNEITAIPKLLDLIDIKGTVVTIEGPCSPFRIVTRSCHNKLSLKEKRPSLQ from the coding sequence ATGGAATTTATCTCATCGATTGCTATGGAATTTATTTTATCTTTGACACAACCCATCGAAAACCATTTCAAACATGTAAAAGACTATCGCCGCCCCGGGTCAATGAAGCATCAATTATTACATATTCTCTTTTTTACTCTATGTGCTGTTACGGCAGGTGCTAATGACCTGGTCGGTGTTCACACATGGATAGAGAGCAATAAGTCTTGGTTGCAAAAGCTGTTTAAGCTAGAACATGGAGCCCCTTCCCTTTCTACATTACGCATCACATACATGTTATTGGACCCGGTTTCTCTTTCCGAGTGCTTTGTTAACTGGGTGAAAGATATGATTGGTGAAGGAAATCTTAGAGGCATTTGTATCAATGGCAAAGCGCAGAGAGCGACAGCATTGCCAGATGAGCCTAATTCTTTTGTACATATAGTAAGCGCTTGGGCTACAGGCCATGGGCTCACACTAGGACAGCAAAAAGTCGATGGCAAATCAAATGAGATTACTGCCATCCCTAAGCTCTTAGATCTTATTGATATAAAAGGAACTGTTGTCACAATAGAAGGGCCTTGTTCACCTTTTCGCATTGTGACAAGAAGCTGTCACAACAAGTTGTCTCTCAAAGAGAAGAGACCATCTCTACAGTGA